From the Methanofastidiosum sp. genome, the window ATACAGAATTTTTAATTAAAATTTCATGTTGATGTTTTTGTGCAACATCCTGGTAAATGAAATCAACTTGTTCTATAAGCCCCGAATATAGATTTGGTTTTGAAGCATCTTCTAAAATAGGATAGATGTTCTCCCTAACTTCACTTATATTGAGAAACTGTCTCATGCTTCTTTCAGAGATTTCAACTGAAAAGATCTTCCCATTTTCTACAATATCTGAGATGTGGGAAACTGTTGTCCCTGTGGCCGCACCAAGATAAAGGATTTTTGAGTCTTTTTTAAAAGGTAGGTTCTTATAACCTTTCATTACAGCGGCTGCAAGTTTTGATCTTTTCGGATTCCATTCACGGAGTTCCTTTCCCTTGAAATCTACTAGCTTTTCACCGTATACCTTCTCT encodes:
- a CDS encoding fibrillarin-like rRNA/tRNA 2'-O-methyltransferase; the encoded protein is MEEIFTNVFVDSDKLFTKNLKKGEKVYGEKLVDFKGKELREWNPKRSKLAAAVMKGYKNLPFKKDSKILYLGAATGTTVSHISDIVENGKIFSVEISERSMRQFLNISEVRENIYPILEDASKPNLYSGLIEQVDFIYQDVAQKHQHEILIKNSVYLKKGGMVFYCVKARSIDSIRVPEDIFKEEIEHLEKNFNIVDTINLSPYEKDHIIIIATLR